From Novipirellula artificiosorum, the proteins below share one genomic window:
- the metK gene encoding methionine adenosyltransferase, which yields MSNARYLFTSESVSMGHPDKLADRISDGILDALLAQDPNSRVACETMVTTGIAIVAGEISTKAVVQYSDVIREVINEVGYTDDQMGICGDTCAVMVSLDTQSPDIAQGVNEDGAAGKDVGAGDQGLMFGYACKDTPELMPLPIALSHRIINRITEARFAKEVDWLRPDNKSQVTVEYEGSKPVRIDTVVVSAQHGPDVTNDEIRKFIIEKVIKPSIPAELDKGDIKYHINPTGRFVVGGPHGDCGLTGRKIIVDTYGGWGRHGGGAFSGKDSTKVDRSAAYMARYVAKNIVAAGLAERCEVQLAYAIGVTEPVSVHVDTEGTGKVDDAKLCELVREHFPLTPSGIINHLQLRRPIFRQTSAGGHFGREGDAFTWEKTDKAEALSEAAGAAATA from the coding sequence GTGAGCAATGCTCGATACCTATTTACCAGTGAATCCGTCAGCATGGGCCACCCCGACAAGCTGGCCGACCGTATTTCCGACGGAATCTTAGACGCGTTGCTCGCCCAAGACCCCAATAGCCGCGTTGCATGTGAGACGATGGTCACAACGGGAATCGCCATTGTTGCCGGCGAGATTTCGACCAAAGCGGTGGTTCAATATTCCGACGTGATTCGCGAAGTGATCAATGAAGTCGGCTACACCGACGACCAAATGGGTATTTGTGGCGACACCTGTGCCGTGATGGTTTCGCTCGATACGCAAAGCCCCGATATCGCTCAAGGGGTGAATGAAGACGGGGCGGCCGGAAAAGACGTCGGAGCGGGCGACCAAGGCTTGATGTTTGGCTATGCATGCAAAGATACGCCGGAACTGATGCCGCTGCCGATCGCTCTTTCGCACCGCATTATCAATCGGATCACGGAAGCGAGATTTGCTAAGGAAGTCGATTGGCTCCGTCCCGATAACAAGTCGCAAGTCACCGTGGAATACGAAGGCTCGAAGCCCGTTCGAATTGACACGGTGGTGGTCAGTGCACAGCATGGTCCGGATGTGACCAATGACGAAATCCGAAAATTCATCATCGAAAAGGTCATCAAGCCTTCGATCCCTGCGGAGTTGGACAAAGGTGATATCAAATACCACATCAATCCAACCGGCCGATTCGTCGTCGGTGGACCCCATGGTGATTGTGGTCTGACCGGACGCAAGATCATCGTCGATACCTATGGCGGTTGGGGACGTCACGGTGGGGGTGCGTTCAGTGGCAAGGACTCGACGAAGGTGGACCGAAGTGCGGCCTACATGGCTCGCTATGTCGCCAAGAACATCGTCGCAGCGGGCTTGGCGGAACGTTGTGAAGTACAACTTGCCTATGCCATCGGAGTGACCGAACCGGTCAGCGTCCATGTTGACACCGAGGGCACGGGCAAGGTTGATGATGCGAAGCTTTGCGAACTCGTTCGCGAGCATTTTCCCCTGACGCCATCGGGCATCATCAATCATCTGCAACTTCGTCGTCCGATCTTCCGCCAAACCAGTGCCGGTGGGCACTTTGGTCGCGAAGGGGACGCGTTCACGTGGGAAAAGACCGACAAGGCGGAAGCTTTGTCCGAAGCGGCAGGCGCCGCGGCAACCGCGTAG
- a CDS encoding metallophosphoesterase family protein — protein MQLAWTTDPHFDHVNVDSMDRWFEHVASQRPCGLIVTGDLSEGSDVVVQLRRLALTLGIPIYFVLGNHDFYQSSIARTRQQVVSFARDQDQLFYLTDVGPIQLAEGVYLTGDDGWGDATIGNYEASPIRLRDFEQIEDFRDADPTERKAMLQREGADSAARLRAKLESIPMDAAKVLIATHLPPFAESCWYQGRTTDEFWAPFFVCGSIGKMLLDVCSARSHCDWIVLCGHTHHDGVATLADNLTVYTGAACYGDPGIEAMIQVEANGVRLAPFRGGKSTHTI, from the coding sequence GTGCAATTGGCTTGGACGACCGATCCCCATTTCGACCACGTCAACGTGGACTCGATGGATCGGTGGTTCGAGCACGTTGCGTCGCAGCGTCCATGTGGCTTGATCGTCACCGGTGATCTTTCCGAGGGAAGCGACGTCGTCGTGCAATTGCGACGATTGGCGTTGACGCTCGGCATCCCGATCTATTTTGTTCTGGGCAATCATGATTTCTACCAAAGTTCCATTGCCCGAACGCGTCAACAAGTTGTGTCGTTCGCTCGCGACCAAGATCAACTCTTCTACTTGACCGATGTGGGGCCGATTCAACTTGCCGAAGGTGTCTATTTGACCGGTGATGATGGATGGGGCGATGCGACGATTGGCAACTATGAAGCATCGCCCATTCGGCTGCGCGATTTTGAACAGATCGAAGATTTCCGCGACGCGGATCCCACGGAGCGCAAAGCGATGTTGCAACGCGAAGGGGCCGATTCTGCGGCGCGATTGAGAGCCAAGCTTGAATCGATTCCCATGGATGCAGCGAAAGTTTTGATCGCGACGCATCTCCCTCCCTTTGCCGAAAGCTGCTGGTACCAAGGCCGAACGACGGATGAGTTTTGGGCTCCGTTCTTCGTTTGTGGCAGCATTGGAAAAATGCTTCTCGATGTTTGCTCCGCTCGAAGCCACTGCGACTGGATCGTGTTATGCGGACACACGCATCACGACGGCGTCGCGACGCTGGCCGACAACTTAACGGTTTACACCGGAGCCGCCTGCTACGGAGATCCAGGGATCGAAGCGATGATCCAGGTTGAGGCGAACGGGGTTCGTCTTGCACCTTTTCGGGGCGGCAAGAGCACGCACACCATTTGA